Proteins from a single region of Weeksella virosa DSM 16922:
- the tpiA gene encoding triose-phosphate isomerase, giving the protein MRKKIVAGNWKMNLKFEEALQLAIDLNGWIADNQPEAEVIIAPSSIYLPTLLENVDEQFLKISAQDLSAHEKGAYTGDISAEQLDSIGLDFSLIGHSERRTYQHEDAEVLEQKMKQAFAHQIYPIFCFGENLEQRENNTHFEVVESQLLDVLAKQDKELLNKLILAYEPVWAIGTGKTASPEQAQEMHVYVREVLDKNFGAEIANSTPILYGGSVNAENAENLFSQNDIDGGLVGSASLQLDQFTQIIMAAQ; this is encoded by the coding sequence ATGAGAAAGAAAATTGTTGCTGGAAATTGGAAAATGAATCTGAAATTTGAGGAAGCCCTTCAATTAGCGATTGATCTTAATGGTTGGATAGCGGACAATCAGCCAGAAGCAGAAGTAATAATAGCACCATCTTCTATATATCTACCTACCTTGCTAGAAAATGTCGATGAGCAATTCTTGAAAATATCAGCTCAAGATTTATCTGCACACGAAAAAGGTGCCTATACTGGTGATATTTCTGCAGAACAACTAGATTCTATTGGCTTAGACTTTAGCCTAATCGGTCATTCTGAAAGAAGAACTTATCAACACGAAGATGCCGAAGTATTAGAGCAGAAAATGAAACAAGCTTTTGCACATCAGATTTATCCTATCTTTTGTTTTGGAGAAAATCTAGAACAACGTGAAAATAACACACATTTCGAAGTGGTAGAAAGTCAACTTCTCGATGTTTTGGCTAAACAAGATAAAGAGCTTCTTAACAAACTTATTTTGGCTTATGAGCCAGTGTGGGCCATCGGGACCGGAAAAACAGCAAGCCCAGAACAAGCCCAAGAAATGCATGTATATGTACGTGAAGTATTGGATAAAAATTTTGGAGCAGAAATCGCTAATTCTACACCTATTTTATATGGCGGAAGTGTGAATGCAGAAAATGCAGAAAACTTATTTTCCCAAAATGACATCGATGGAGGTTTGGTAGGAAGTGCCTCTTTACAACTGGATCAATTTACCCAAATTATAATGGCAGCACAATAA
- a CDS encoding ABC transporter permease — MIRYLLQKLVYSLLTLWGVITIVFFLFTVLPGDPARMMLDQKEDPEQLAIIRKNLGLDQPFWKQYTYYLNDLSPISLHQNKKNSTDYTALNSGKYSYQTLLQLGNKSLVLKTPYLRTSFQKQGKTVNSIIAETLPNTIILAIASIMIATILGVGLGIIAALYKDQWIDRVLLVVTSFGMSIPSFFSAILMAYIFAYLLHSITGLNMIGSLYEVDDLGEGTHLVPKNLLLPALTLGSRPLAVFCQLTRNSLLEVLNQDYIRTAYAKGLTKKMVIMKHAMQNAMNPVITAISGWFASMLAGSVFVEFIFGWNGLGKEIVNALNALDLPIVMGAVLTIAVMFIIINIVIDFIYGILDPRVRIN; from the coding sequence ATGATTCGCTATTTGCTACAAAAATTAGTGTATAGTTTACTTACCTTGTGGGGAGTAATTACGATTGTATTTTTTCTATTCACAGTATTGCCTGGAGATCCTGCACGGATGATGCTCGACCAAAAAGAAGATCCAGAACAATTAGCTATTATCCGGAAAAATCTTGGGCTCGACCAACCGTTCTGGAAACAATATACCTATTATCTCAATGATTTATCGCCTATTTCTTTGCATCAAAACAAAAAAAATAGCACCGATTATACGGCTCTTAATAGTGGAAAATATTCTTATCAAACACTTTTGCAATTGGGTAATAAAAGTCTTGTGCTGAAAACTCCCTATTTACGAACATCCTTTCAGAAACAGGGGAAAACCGTCAACAGCATTATTGCAGAAACTTTACCCAACACCATTATTTTGGCCATCGCATCTATAATGATAGCTACTATTTTAGGAGTTGGCTTAGGCATAATTGCAGCACTCTACAAAGATCAATGGATAGACCGTGTTTTACTAGTAGTTACGAGTTTCGGTATGAGTATTCCCTCTTTTTTTTCTGCAATCTTGATGGCTTATATCTTTGCCTATTTACTGCATTCGATTACTGGACTCAATATGATTGGGAGTTTATATGAAGTAGATGACCTAGGCGAAGGAACTCATTTGGTCCCGAAAAACCTTTTACTTCCTGCACTCACCTTGGGTTCTCGACCTTTGGCTGTCTTTTGTCAATTGACCAGAAATTCGTTGTTAGAAGTTCTTAATCAAGATTATATCCGTACGGCATACGCCAAAGGTCTTACGAAAAAAATGGTGATCATGAAACATGCTATGCAAAATGCGATGAATCCTGTAATTACTGCAATATCAGGATGGTTTGCTTCGATGTTGGCCGGTTCTGTTTTCGTAGAATTTATTTTTGGCTGGAATGGCTTGGGCAAAGAAATTGTCAATGCACTCAATGCACTAGATTTGCCAATCGTTATGGGAGCAGTACTCACCATTGCCGTGATGTTTATTATCATTAATATTGTTATCGATTTTATATACGGAATCTTGGATCCACGCGTTAGAATTAATTAA
- a CDS encoding BT_3928 family protein: MRILVQICRLLVGVLFIISGFVKIIDPIGMGYKLEEYFSPSVLNLAGLMEFHLPIAVLITLLEIGLGLMLLLGITRKFTAWALLAVIAFFTFLTFYSAYFNKVTDCGCFGDALTLDPWTSFIKDVVLTILILIILFGHRFIQPLFKPKTNYLLLAIGLILSSYVAYLGIEHSPIIDFRAYAVGKDLKEEMKSAEELGKKPSVYETVFTLKNKENGKTVQINDTEYVTNDKWYKDGTPWEILPELTKSRLVYKGYEPAIKDFSLDCLGVDKTDYYLNQPKVIFIIVPFAHEIATKKRLAIERIAHEAHVHDIPFAILSNNPIEKITQPVCLVDQIVLKTMTRSNPGIMTLSNGVVKSKYHFNDLPSIEQLLSDLL; this comes from the coding sequence ATGAGAATTCTAGTACAAATTTGTCGTCTTTTGGTCGGAGTTTTATTTATTATTTCTGGATTTGTAAAAATCATTGATCCTATTGGGATGGGCTATAAACTCGAAGAATATTTCTCACCGAGTGTTCTCAATCTGGCAGGTTTGATGGAGTTTCACCTTCCGATTGCTGTATTGATTACCTTACTAGAAATTGGTTTGGGGCTGATGTTACTCTTGGGAATTACCCGAAAGTTTACTGCTTGGGCATTACTTGCAGTAATAGCTTTTTTCACTTTCCTTACATTTTACTCAGCCTACTTCAATAAAGTTACCGACTGTGGTTGTTTCGGGGATGCCTTAACATTAGATCCTTGGACATCTTTCATCAAAGATGTAGTGCTAACGATTTTAATTTTAATAATTCTTTTTGGTCATCGATTTATTCAACCATTATTCAAACCAAAAACAAACTATCTACTTCTTGCTATAGGATTAATTTTATCGTCGTATGTTGCTTACCTAGGAATAGAACACTCACCAATTATAGATTTTAGAGCATACGCAGTCGGAAAAGATCTGAAAGAAGAAATGAAATCTGCCGAAGAATTAGGAAAAAAACCTTCGGTTTATGAGACTGTTTTTACACTAAAAAACAAAGAAAACGGAAAAACTGTCCAAATCAATGACACAGAATATGTGACAAATGACAAGTGGTATAAAGATGGTACGCCATGGGAAATTCTGCCAGAACTCACCAAATCTCGATTAGTGTACAAAGGCTATGAGCCAGCAATAAAAGATTTTTCATTAGACTGCTTGGGGGTAGATAAAACAGACTATTACCTCAATCAGCCCAAAGTAATTTTTATTATTGTACCATTTGCACATGAAATTGCTACCAAGAAAAGATTGGCAATCGAGAGAATTGCACACGAAGCGCATGTACACGACATTCCGTTTGCAATTTTGAGTAATAATCCAATCGAAAAAATTACACAACCAGTTTGTTTGGTCGATCAGATTGTTCTGAAAACCATGACCAGAAGTAATCCTGGAATCATGACATTAAGCAACGGTGTGGTGAAGTCGAAGTACCATTTCAATGATTTACCTAGCATAGAACAACTATTAAGCGACTTGTTATGA
- a CDS encoding DUF1599 domain-containing protein produces the protein MKNTANQFQTILANCRELFQNKLQDYGSAWRVMRLPSLTDQIYIKTNRIRTLQTQDEQKIAEGEEEEFIGIINYSLISLIQLELGVVNKPDLSVEQALAYYDKMAQEAFDLMKNKNHDYGEAWRDLRISSITDLILQKILRIKQIEDNQGKTLVSEGLDANYLDMVNYSIFALILIHENKTV, from the coding sequence ATGAAAAATACAGCAAACCAATTTCAAACGATCCTTGCTAATTGTCGAGAATTGTTTCAGAACAAATTACAAGATTACGGAAGTGCCTGGCGCGTAATGCGTTTGCCATCACTTACCGATCAAATTTATATCAAAACCAATCGAATAAGAACCCTTCAAACTCAAGACGAACAAAAAATTGCCGAAGGCGAAGAAGAAGAATTTATTGGGATTATTAACTATTCACTGATTTCTCTGATTCAATTGGAGTTGGGTGTGGTCAATAAACCCGACCTTTCGGTAGAACAAGCCTTAGCATATTATGATAAAATGGCACAAGAGGCTTTTGATTTGATGAAAAACAAAAATCATGATTACGGAGAAGCTTGGCGAGATTTACGAATCAGTTCGATTACAGACCTTATCTTACAGAAGATTCTTCGTATCAAACAAATAGAAGATAACCAAGGAAAAACGTTGGTTTCTGAAGGCTTGGATGCTAATTATCTCGATATGGTAAATTATTCGATCTTTGCACTAATATTAATCCATGAAAACAAAACTGTATGA
- the folP gene encoding dihydropteroate synthase has protein sequence MTINCKGTLVDLSTPKVMGILNVTPDSFYQKGRTPDIDSLLKKAEKHLADGATFLDLGGYSTQPGAKEVSVEEELDRIIPAVDVLQNYFPDALLSIDTFRSQVAQKSVEAGAHIINDVSGGTLDEQMFSTIGQLQVPYVLMHMKATPQTMQINPQYEDVVTEVNQFLLERVQQLQRLKVKDIILDPGFGFAKTLEHNYQLLDKMQLIGFEEFPILVGVSRKSMVYKLLNITAEESLNATTALHMIALQKGAKILRVHDVKEARQAIEIYQMLRKPI, from the coding sequence ATGACAATTAACTGTAAAGGCACTTTAGTTGATCTTTCTACTCCAAAAGTGATGGGCATTCTTAATGTCACACCCGATTCTTTTTACCAAAAAGGGCGAACACCCGATATAGATTCTTTGTTGAAAAAAGCAGAAAAACATTTAGCAGATGGTGCAACTTTTTTAGATTTAGGTGGTTATTCTACGCAACCAGGAGCAAAAGAAGTTTCGGTAGAAGAAGAGTTGGATAGAATAATTCCGGCTGTGGATGTATTACAGAACTATTTCCCTGATGCTTTGCTTTCTATTGATACGTTTCGCAGTCAGGTTGCACAAAAATCTGTCGAAGCAGGGGCGCATATAATTAACGATGTTTCGGGCGGAACGTTGGATGAGCAAATGTTCTCAACCATTGGTCAATTGCAGGTTCCGTATGTTTTGATGCATATGAAAGCTACTCCGCAAACCATGCAAATCAATCCACAATACGAAGATGTTGTCACCGAAGTTAATCAGTTTTTGTTAGAAAGAGTTCAACAATTGCAGAGGCTGAAAGTAAAAGATATTATTTTGGATCCTGGTTTTGGTTTTGCCAAAACGCTCGAACACAACTATCAATTATTGGATAAAATGCAACTGATTGGTTTTGAGGAGTTCCCAATTTTGGTGGGCGTTTCTAGAAAATCGATGGTCTATAAATTACTCAACATTACGGCAGAAGAATCTCTCAATGCGACGACAGCATTGCATATGATTGCTTTGCAAAAAGGAGCAAAAATCCTTCGTGTTCACGATGTAAAAGAAGCCCGACAGGCGATAGAAATTTACCAAATGTTGCGTAAACCTATATAA
- a CDS encoding branched-chain amino acid aminotransferase, producing MIIEKIPQTKFTEKVFESTTFGKDFTDHMLIAKYKDGKWSEPKIMPYQPIELTPAAMVFHYGQAIFEGMKAYKNEDDEVFIFRPQKNFKRFNKSAVRLNMPEVPKEIFMDGLKALIDLDRQWVPKKEGTSLYLRPTMFATEEAITARSSNEFTFVILMAYSPSYYTKRLSVKIADYYSRSAPGGVGFAKCAGNYAGSFYPTEQAKLEGYDQVIWTDSISHKFIEEAGTMNVFVRIGDTLLTAPTSERILDGVTRDSIIQLAKDNGYDIEVRPVSVEEMYEAYQKGELKEVFGVGTAVVVNVYDAVGFGDERCQLPNISDEDSYGMQLKKKLNDIQFGKVEDPYGWRVKVEEHQTV from the coding sequence ATGATAATAGAGAAAATACCTCAAACCAAATTTACAGAAAAAGTGTTTGAGTCTACTACTTTCGGGAAAGATTTTACAGACCACATGTTGATTGCTAAATACAAAGACGGAAAGTGGAGCGAACCGAAAATCATGCCTTACCAACCGATCGAACTCACTCCTGCAGCAATGGTTTTTCATTATGGACAAGCTATTTTCGAGGGGATGAAAGCTTATAAAAATGAAGACGATGAGGTATTCATTTTTAGACCACAAAAAAACTTCAAACGCTTCAATAAGTCGGCAGTTCGTCTAAACATGCCAGAAGTGCCTAAAGAAATCTTTATGGATGGACTAAAAGCTTTAATTGATTTGGATCGTCAATGGGTTCCGAAAAAAGAAGGAACATCGTTGTATCTAAGACCAACCATGTTTGCTACTGAAGAGGCGATCACAGCACGTTCTTCTAACGAATTCACTTTTGTTATCCTAATGGCTTACTCACCAAGCTATTACACCAAAAGATTATCAGTAAAAATCGCTGATTACTATAGCCGTTCGGCACCAGGAGGTGTTGGTTTTGCTAAATGTGCCGGAAACTATGCAGGCTCTTTTTACCCAACTGAACAAGCAAAACTAGAAGGCTATGATCAGGTCATTTGGACCGATTCTATATCACACAAATTTATCGAAGAAGCGGGTACGATGAACGTTTTTGTTCGTATTGGTGATACTTTATTAACAGCACCAACTTCTGAGAGAATTTTAGATGGGGTAACCCGAGATTCTATTATTCAATTAGCCAAAGACAATGGATATGATATAGAAGTACGTCCTGTTTCTGTAGAAGAAATGTATGAAGCTTACCAAAAAGGAGAACTAAAAGAAGTTTTCGGAGTAGGAACAGCGGTTGTGGTCAACGTTTATGATGCAGTAGGGTTTGGTGATGAGCGTTGCCAATTGCCCAATATTAGCGATGAAGATTCGTACGGAATGCAACTGAAAAAGAAATTAAACGATATCCAATTCGGGAAGGTAGAAGATCCTTACGGGTGGAGAGTAAAAGTAGAAGAGCATCAAACAGTATAA
- the mnmD gene encoding tRNA (5-methylaminomethyl-2-thiouridine)(34)-methyltransferase MnmD, translating to MKRSIIQTQDGSRTIRIEEWAESYHSVHGAVQEAVHVFMKNGLEEVAMNKSTIKILEIGYGTGLNALLTVLYGSKLNLMIDYVGIEKFPVSREELFALAYADSCTKIADKSIEKIEDIQQKMFDASWGVFTEITPSFRLKKVQLDFFDLPKLLDKDFDLIYFDAFGARVQPELWEMELLQKVVEKMNIESQFTTYAAKGSLKRTLQTLGLDVEKRVGPPGKREMMIAKKYPIQPENI from the coding sequence ATGAAAAGGTCAATTATCCAAACGCAAGACGGTTCGCGTACCATTCGTATAGAAGAATGGGCAGAATCCTATCATTCTGTGCATGGTGCGGTGCAAGAAGCTGTGCATGTTTTTATGAAAAATGGGCTAGAAGAAGTGGCCATGAATAAGTCAACCATAAAAATATTAGAGATTGGCTATGGTACAGGGTTGAATGCTTTATTGACAGTTTTATATGGCTCAAAACTAAACCTGATGATTGATTATGTGGGGATAGAAAAATTTCCGGTTTCTCGAGAAGAACTTTTCGCTTTGGCTTACGCAGATAGCTGTACGAAAATTGCAGATAAATCTATCGAGAAAATAGAAGATATACAACAGAAAATGTTCGATGCTTCGTGGGGTGTTTTTACAGAGATAACACCTTCTTTCAGACTGAAAAAAGTACAACTTGATTTTTTCGATTTACCGAAACTATTGGATAAAGATTTCGATTTAATCTATTTTGATGCTTTTGGTGCGCGTGTTCAACCAGAATTATGGGAAATGGAGTTGTTGCAAAAAGTGGTCGAAAAGATGAACATAGAAAGTCAATTCACTACCTATGCTGCGAAAGGGAGTTTGAAACGCACCTTGCAGACATTAGGCCTAGATGTCGAAAAACGTGTGGGACCTCCAGGAAAAAGAGAAATGATGATCGCAAAGAAATATCCTATCCAACCCGAAAATATCTGA
- a CDS encoding NUDIX domain-containing protein produces the protein MKPFNVRVYALLVHDAKVLVMHEPFLGKLIYKFPGGGLEFGEGTRDCLVRELKEELNLEIEVEEHLYTQDFFMQNAFDPEEQIILIYYKASISDKNLTQLKVLERNINQLLWMRIDELYVEDFTLVADKKVIEIFREKYLKK, from the coding sequence ATGAAACCTTTTAATGTACGGGTCTATGCATTGCTTGTTCATGATGCAAAAGTTTTGGTAATGCACGAACCTTTTCTAGGGAAGTTGATTTATAAATTTCCGGGTGGTGGATTAGAGTTTGGAGAAGGAACGCGTGATTGTTTGGTAAGAGAATTAAAAGAAGAACTGAATCTGGAAATCGAGGTAGAAGAGCATCTTTATACACAAGATTTTTTCATGCAAAATGCTTTTGATCCCGAAGAGCAAATAATTCTAATTTATTATAAAGCGAGTATTTCTGATAAAAATTTAACTCAATTAAAAGTTTTAGAACGGAATATTAACCAGTTACTTTGGATGAGAATCGATGAGCTGTATGTAGAAGATTTTACATTAGTAGCCGATAAAAAAGTGATAGAAATTTTTCGAGAGAAATATCTAAAGAAATAA
- a CDS encoding HIT family protein: MASIFTKIIRNEIPSYKVAENENYIAILDAFPLVKGHVLVIPKKEVDKLFELDRETYLGLMDFAYSIAPAIEKTIPCKRIGVAVVGLEVPHVHVHLVPLNTMQDINFTQPKLSLSAEEMRKIADKIKSYLV; encoded by the coding sequence ATGGCTAGCATATTCACAAAAATCATCCGGAACGAAATTCCTTCTTATAAGGTAGCAGAAAACGAAAACTATATTGCCATACTCGATGCTTTTCCTTTGGTGAAAGGACATGTTTTGGTAATTCCTAAAAAAGAAGTAGATAAACTCTTTGAGTTGGATCGTGAAACTTATCTAGGGCTAATGGATTTTGCGTACAGTATTGCACCAGCAATAGAAAAAACCATTCCGTGTAAAAGAATTGGGGTAGCTGTTGTAGGGCTAGAAGTACCGCATGTACATGTACATTTGGTTCCTCTCAACACTATGCAAGATATCAATTTTACACAACCCAAATTGTCGCTTTCTGCAGAAGAAATGCGAAAAATTGCCGATAAAATTAAATCATACTTAGTATAA
- the greA gene encoding transcription elongation factor GreA, producing MANIQYVTKEGLEKLRAELHELETYERPKISQQIAEARDKGDLSENAEYDAAKEAQGMLEMRISKLQESIANARLIDESKLDATKISILSTVRIRNQVSKQELSYTLVPETEADLKKARISVNTPIAKGLLGKSVGDIAEIELPNGQTLTFEVLSISLD from the coding sequence ATGGCAAATATACAATATGTAACAAAAGAAGGCTTGGAAAAATTACGTGCCGAATTGCACGAGCTAGAAACCTATGAACGTCCGAAAATTTCTCAACAAATCGCTGAAGCCCGCGACAAAGGAGATTTATCTGAAAATGCTGAGTACGACGCAGCCAAAGAAGCACAAGGAATGTTAGAGATGAGAATTTCTAAGTTACAAGAATCCATTGCTAACGCTCGTCTTATAGACGAATCGAAATTAGATGCTACTAAAATCTCGATTTTATCTACTGTTCGTATTCGCAATCAAGTAAGTAAACAAGAATTATCATATACATTGGTACCCGAAACAGAAGCTGACCTAAAAAAAGCGCGTATATCAGTAAATACACCAATTGCTAAAGGTTTATTAGGCAAATCGGTAGGTGATATAGCTGAAATAGAGCTGCCTAATGGTCAGACTTTAACTTTTGAAGTATTGAGTATTTCTTTAGATTAA
- the eno gene encoding phosphopyruvate hydratase: MSIITHIHARQILDSRGNPTVEVDVITENGILGRAAVPSGASTGEHEAVELRDGGDFYQGKGVLKAVDNVNEILAPELVGYSVFEQNLIDHTMIEIDGTNNKGNLGANAILGVSLAVAKAAAEELGLPLFRYVGGVNANTLPVPMMNIVNGGSHSDAPIAFQEFMIMPVEAENFSDALRKGTEIFHALKAILHERGLSTAVGDEGGFAPTFKGTEDALDTVMLAIEKAGYQAGTEIMLALDCAASEFYVDGKYDYTKFEGADAAIRTSEEQAAYLAELVEKYPIISIEDGMDENDWKGWKVLTDKIGEKVQLVGDDLLVTNVKMLEQAIESETANSILIKVNQIGTLTETIEAVQMAQNAGYTAVMSHRSGETEDATIADLAVALNTGQIKTGSASRSDRMAKYNQLLRIEETLAQTAIYPGRKAFKVKR; encoded by the coding sequence ATGAGTATCATTACACACATTCATGCAAGACAAATATTGGATTCTCGCGGTAATCCAACTGTAGAGGTAGATGTTATTACCGAGAACGGAATTTTAGGGCGTGCAGCAGTACCTTCAGGGGCTTCTACCGGAGAACACGAAGCTGTAGAACTACGAGACGGAGGTGATTTTTATCAAGGGAAAGGAGTTCTTAAAGCGGTTGATAATGTCAACGAAATCCTTGCACCAGAATTGGTAGGATACTCGGTTTTTGAGCAAAATTTAATCGATCATACCATGATCGAAATAGACGGAACCAATAATAAAGGGAATTTAGGAGCAAATGCAATTTTAGGCGTTTCTTTGGCCGTTGCAAAAGCAGCTGCGGAAGAATTAGGTTTGCCACTTTTTCGCTATGTCGGTGGTGTAAATGCCAATACGCTACCCGTTCCCATGATGAATATCGTCAATGGAGGCTCGCACTCTGACGCACCAATTGCATTTCAGGAATTTATGATAATGCCTGTAGAGGCCGAAAATTTCTCGGATGCATTGCGTAAAGGAACCGAAATTTTCCACGCTCTGAAAGCTATTTTACACGAGCGCGGTTTGTCTACTGCCGTAGGTGATGAAGGTGGATTTGCACCAACTTTTAAGGGAACAGAAGATGCGTTGGATACCGTAATGTTGGCTATAGAAAAAGCAGGTTATCAGGCAGGTACAGAAATTATGTTGGCACTTGATTGTGCTGCATCAGAATTTTATGTCGATGGAAAATACGATTATACCAAGTTCGAAGGTGCCGATGCAGCAATCCGTACATCAGAAGAACAAGCAGCTTATCTTGCAGAATTAGTAGAAAAATATCCTATCATCTCTATAGAGGATGGAATGGATGAAAATGATTGGAAAGGTTGGAAAGTATTGACGGATAAAATTGGTGAAAAAGTTCAATTGGTTGGAGACGATTTATTGGTAACAAATGTCAAAATGTTAGAGCAAGCTATCGAATCTGAAACAGCCAACTCTATTCTTATAAAAGTAAACCAAATCGGGACATTGACCGAAACAATCGAAGCGGTACAAATGGCACAAAACGCAGGCTATACAGCAGTAATGTCTCATCGATCTGGAGAAACAGAAGATGCAACTATTGCCGATTTGGCCGTGGCTTTGAATACTGGACAAATAAAAACAGGATCAGCATCTCGCTCAGATCGTATGGCAAAATACAATCAATTACTTCGAATTGAGGAGACTTTGGCTCAAACTGCTATTTACCCAGGCCGAAAAGCATTTAAAGTTAAGCGATAA
- a CDS encoding citrate synthase, with protein sequence MSDKVTLNYEGKSLELPVSTGAMDEKAIDISKLRDQTGLITMDPGYKNTGVCESEITFLDGEEGKLLYRGYPIEQLAEKSSFVEVIYLLLKGELPTQQELDQFEKDIAEYNYVSEDLVKILDAFPSTAHPMGMLSSLTSALSAFNPKTVNVNSPEDMYKAAVTLLGKFPVLASWTQRKTKGLPINYSNDELGYVENFYHLLFKKPGKELELNPVVVDALDKLLILHADHEQNCSTSTVRLVGSSHAGLFASISAGISALWGPLHGGANQAVLEMLEAIKNDGGDVHKYIEKAKDKNDPFRLMGFGHRVYKNFDPRAKIIKVAADNVLEQLGVNDPILDIAKKLEEASLQDSYFIDRKLYPNVDFYSGIIYKALDIPTEMFTVMFAVGRLPGWIAQWMEMRQTNQPIGRPRQLYTGKPTRDYVEISKR encoded by the coding sequence ATGTCAGATAAAGTAACCTTAAATTACGAAGGAAAAAGTTTAGAATTGCCTGTTTCAACTGGAGCTATGGATGAAAAGGCAATTGATATCTCAAAATTAAGAGACCAAACTGGGTTGATTACAATGGATCCAGGATACAAAAACACTGGTGTATGTGAAAGTGAAATCACTTTTTTAGATGGGGAAGAAGGAAAATTATTGTATCGTGGTTACCCGATTGAGCAGTTAGCAGAAAAATCGAGTTTTGTTGAGGTTATTTACTTGTTACTAAAAGGAGAGTTACCAACACAACAAGAATTGGATCAATTCGAAAAAGATATTGCAGAATACAATTATGTGTCAGAGGATTTAGTGAAAATCTTGGATGCATTCCCAAGTACAGCACACCCAATGGGAATGTTATCGTCGTTGACGTCTGCCTTATCAGCATTCAATCCGAAAACTGTGAATGTAAATTCACCAGAAGACATGTACAAAGCAGCGGTTACCTTATTGGGTAAATTCCCAGTTTTAGCATCTTGGACACAACGCAAAACAAAAGGTTTACCGATTAATTACTCGAATGATGAACTGGGATATGTAGAGAATTTTTATCATTTGCTCTTCAAAAAACCAGGTAAAGAATTAGAACTGAATCCAGTAGTTGTAGATGCTTTAGACAAGTTATTAATCTTACATGCAGATCATGAGCAAAACTGTTCTACCTCTACGGTACGTTTGGTAGGATCATCACATGCAGGGCTATTTGCATCAATTTCAGCAGGGATTTCTGCACTTTGGGGTCCATTGCATGGTGGAGCAAACCAAGCCGTTCTAGAAATGTTGGAGGCTATAAAAAATGATGGGGGAGATGTGCATAAATACATCGAAAAAGCAAAAGATAAAAATGACCCTTTCCGTTTGATGGGATTCGGTCATCGTGTGTACAAGAACTTCGATCCACGTGCGAAAATTATAAAAGTGGCTGCCGATAATGTTTTAGAGCAATTAGGGGTGAATGATCCTATTTTAGATATTGCTAAAAAACTAGAAGAAGCGTCACTACAAGATAGTTATTTCATAGATCGTAAATTATATCCTAATGTTGATTTCTACTCAGGAATAATTTATAAAGCATTGGATATCCCTACTGAAATGTTTACCGTAATGTTTGCAGTGGGTCGTTTACCTGGTTGGATTGCGCAGTGGATGGAGATGAGACAAACAAATCAACCAATTGGTCGTCCACGCCAATTGTATACTGGGAAGCCTACCCGTGATTATGTAGAAATTTCTAAAAGATAA